The Pseudomonas sp. MH9.2 genomic interval TCCCGTTGCGCATGGACTGCCTGAAAACAAGACCAAAAGCGTCTTTCGCAGCCGGAGTTCCAGTGCAAGTACCGGTTTCAACGAAGTTCATTTTGACGACAAGAGCGGGGCGGAACGGGTCTACCTGCGTGCCCAGCGCGACATGGAACAGCTGATCCAGAACGACAGCCGGACTGAAATTGGCGGTCAGCGCCTGGAAACCATCAAGGGCAACAGCACCTCGGTACTCAAAAGTGAGGAACACCGGACCCTCACCGGCGAGCGCAAGGTTCAGTTGCTGGCGGGCGATCACCTGCAGGTGGCAGGCAGCAGCCACACCCGCGTGGGTCAGGTGTTGGCGATGGAGGCCGGGCAAGAAGTGCACGTCACCGGTAACGACATCGTCATAAACGCCGGCCTGGGTCTGACGCTGAGCGCCGGAGGTCAACATATCGTCCTTAATCCGGCCGGCATTTTCAGCAGTACACCCATTCTGTTAGGCGGCGTGCCGATGCTGGGCACGCCAGCGATGCCGTTGGCGCCGGGCGACACTCAAGCACTCGAGGCTGACGTTTTGCCACCAAGCTCAACGTTCCTACAGCAGTTCCTTGGCGGTGAGGCCATTGTCGAGATGTGCCAAATGCCAGAAGGCGGTACACCCATGGACTGCCCACGTGAGGACTGCGGTTGCCGCGAAGCTATGAATCCGGGAGCACACTCATGACGACTTGGATGCTCTTGGTACACACCGACCATTTGCTGCCTTCTCTTTTCCGGCAGATGGGTCGTCCGGATTTTGTGCGCCTGTTTGATTCAACTGAATTGATGATCTATTCGCAGTTCAGCCCGTTGTTGGTGAAAGACGGCGACGACGGGACACTGCTACAGGCGATCAAGGAAGCACCCACCCACTGGCCGGGATTGGTGATAGAGAGTGAACACAGCGCCGAAGCGGTACGTGAACACCTGCGGCATCTGCTGATCATTCGCTTCAAACAGACCCGCAAAGGCATGCTGCATTATTGGAACCCGGCCGTTGCCGAGTGCTTTTTCCCCGCCTGCACCGATGAGAACCTCAACCTCTGGCTCGGCCCGATCAGCCGTTTGAACTGGCATGCGTCGCGTGAAACCGGATGGCAAAGCCTGGACAGCCCTCACGCCGACACCTGGCTTCCCAGCACCTCCAACCACCTCTTGGTGCTTAGCGCGGAACAAAGCCTGGCCCTTGATCAGTACATTGCGAACGGACAGGAGTCCTGACATGGCCCAGAGCAAGCTCGGCCGTGGCCCATGCTGCGAAATCAATAAATTGATCGTACAGGTCACCGGCAACCAACATCCGGCCAGTCAGCGCCTGGCGTTTTATGACCACGCCGGAAAACGCCTGGACACCCTGACTGCCGAAGACAAGCCTGAAACGCTGAAAAAGCCCTACTTTGTGGACAGCGCCCTGCACGTCTGGAACTGGAAAAATCACTACACCCACCGTCTGTGGCTGGAGATCGACTCGGTCGAAGGCAGTCCCATTCGCCTGCTCTTGCCCGAGGTCGCGATCACCCTGCGCCAGTTCGACGCGCAGTGGAATCAGATCATGCCGGTGGTGCCCTTCGTTGCGCTGCCCGGCGCCAACAGCGCCCACGATCACGGCACGCCGGTGTTGTGCCGCGCAGGGTTCATTTATGTCTTTTTGGGCGATCGGCTGTGGCGCGAGCTGGAGGTGCGGGTCGCAGACGAGCAGACCACGTATCACGACATCGACCTCAACCGTTATCGCATGGGCGACGAGATCGAGGAGGGCCCTCGACTGGCCACCGGGCAGGCGCTGGAGGACATCTGGTTGCCGTCCAGCTGGAACGATCAGCAGGTGTCGCCGCAGCTCTGTTTCAGCGAGGTGCAGCTCAGCGGGCCGCGCTTGCGACGTCTTGAGCAAGACCCGGCGTTGCGCGCACAACGCTGCCAAAGCCCGGACTTGCGCAGTTCGCGAGACAAATTCAAGCGTGTGTTCCTCGATAAACCGGACGGCGTGGCAATGCTCGAAGCGTTCAGCGCATTCGACGCCTATGACGCGGCCAACCAGTCTGCGGCGGGCGCGGCGCATGTCGCCAGGCTCAACCTCAGCTCGCACGCCTTCCCGGTTAGCCTGGTCGCCCCGCAACGCGCCCGCCAACCCGGTTACGAATGGCTGCTCGACCAACCGGGCCGCTACCTGTGCGACCTGAGCGGGCAGTTCCCGGCCATTGCCTTGAGCGCAGCGCGCCAGCATGTGGTTCGCTGTGAGAAGGGTGAAGTGGCCTATCAGCCAACCTCCGTGGAAACCGGCGCCTGGGCCCATTGGCTGGAACAGGTGTGCGATCCCGAAACCCAGATCGCCGATGAGTTCTGGCAAGCGCAGCCAGCGGTGGCTGATGTGCTGTTAAGTGCACGAAAACGCGAACTGTACGGCGTGCTGCTGCACGACCCGCACTATCGCCTGCGCCACGTGCAGACGCGGATTCACGACCAGCAACATCTGTTGAACCTGTGCGCCCAGCGCGCCAGCCATTACACCCATCACGCCAGCGCGCTTCTGGTGCAACAATTGATCGTGCCGCAGACCGTGGGTGGGCAGAAAAATCCGCTGCATCAGGGTATGGAGAAGCTCAAGGATCAGGGTCGGATCGACATCAACCGCTTCACCGCCACCGGCGAACGAGTGCAACTCTGGCGCCAGCTCGACATGAGTCAGGCGCTGTTGAGCGACACCCTGCAACAAGCAGAAACCGAACAAACCCTGGCCGATCACCTGAGCCTCGACGGCTTCGACTACGTCGCCGCCATGCACTTCGTCAGTCGGCTGTTCGCCAGCCTCGCCATGACGCCCGCGCAAATGGACCCCTTTGCGGTCAACGGCGATGTCACTGACGCGGTGACCGGCATCAGCCTCTACAAAGCCAAGGCCAGTGTCGGGCAACAACTGATCAGCCGAATGGCCAATGAAGAAGGGCATGCGTTGCATCGGATGCTGTGGCCCGACCTCGCACAGCAAGATATGGAGGCGCCCTATGTTCAGCCCGCGGTCGCCGACATCAATGACGGCAATGGCCTGTTTCGGCCGAACGCGCTGCTTGGGGCCGTCAGCAGCGACGCCGTCGATGCCAAGCAACTCAATACGCTCGACGCCCATTTACTGGCAGGTTTGCTGGAAAGTGGCAGCCTCAACAACACCCTGACCGGCACCCTGAAAGTCGTCGCGGCGACCTTGATCAGCTTCCACGAAAACCTGCAAGGCTCGGTGGATGTGGCGGAACAGGCGCTAAACGCAACCCAACACATTCCGGTCCCTGGCGCCGAACGCCCAGCCCCGGCGCTGAACATGCGCCAACGTCAGCGGGCCTTGGCGCAACTGCGCAGCATGCTGCCGGGGGCCTTTGGCGATGCACACTTCATGCGCCACCAAGAGGCGAGAAACAAGAACTACTACGTATTCGGCCTGACCGACTTGCCGGAGATGTCAGAACGCCTGCGACGGCCTCACCTCGACTATCGAGGCCCCTCCGGGTCGTCGAAGGTTGGCCAGGACCATTACCGCACCGGAGGCGATCTACGAGCCAATACCGTCGTCATCGCCATGCCCCGCGATCATCGGATGTCGCGACTGATCAGCGGCGTGAACCAACGGGTCAATGCGGCGTGGCAACTGAATATGACCGAGCAGGTCACCACCAAGGGAACGGCCATACAGGATGCGGTGAAGAGCCGGAACGCATTGCAGAGCGAGTGGATGTATCGGGCGCTGAACTCGACGCCGTTTGCGGCGGCGGTGGGGATGTTGGAGTTGTGGAATTTGAGGAATGAGTCGGTAGCGTGGGAAGCTTCCGAGCGAGAAAAAGGACAATTGAGGGCTATAGGGGGGGCAGTCGGAGCTGGATTAGATTTATTGATCGCCATGGAGGCACTGACCGTCAAATTGGCCAGCAGCCAATCCGTTCTAGCCGCAGCTCGCACGACGCTATTCACTATTTCCGAAACCTCAGCAGAGCGAGTTCTTGGCCCATTGAGTAAGCACTTCTTGAAGGAGTTTACGGGGCGCTTGCTCGCTCAGATCGGCGCAGGATCGATTTTTGTCGGCCTCAACCTCTACGACGCCTGGCATGCCTATCAATGGGGCGACGATGCCATGTGGGGCCATCTGCTGATGGCTGCGGGTGGTTTGACCGGCATCGCCAGCACCTTGATGGTCGGCGGCGCCACGTTCCTCGGCCTGGGTCCAATGGGCTGGATCACGTTGATAGCGATCAGCGTCGGCGCGGGCATCGCCTACTGGCTCAGCAGCAACGCGGTCGAAGACTGGCTCCGTGCTGGCCCCTTCGGTCCCGCCAGTGGCCGAATTCCCCACCTGCAAGATCCGCAACAGGCCTTCTACTATCTGGTCAGCTTGTTTGCCGATATCCGCATCAGCTCGCGCCCTAATCCGGACCACGAATTCGCCCCCAAAATCAATGACGGAAGTCCAGTGCCCTTCAGCGTGCGGGAGGCCAACACCTGCATCCTGATCGAGAGCAATCTGCCGGGGCTGCTGAGTCAGGAACTCAATACCCTGGTTGAATGCAGGCAGCAGCTAACGGAAGCGCATTACACGTTGCGCCATGAATGGAGTCACGAGCGCAATTCGCTCACCCGTGAGAAGCCTGTCGCCTATCGCTCAAGGCCCAATGGGATTGAGTTATATGTCACGTTGCCACGTAACCAGCCCGCGGAACCCTCAAAAAGCCGCCCCGCCGAGATCTATCGCTGGCTGGTCCGTGTTCAATTGTCATTTAACGATGGCAGCCGCACTTGGGTGTTCCCCGCACCACCGCCCAAGGACCCGACCCCGTTCGGTCCAGCCCACGTCAAACCAATTTTTGAAAAAGGCGAACAACTGTTCTGGGCTGATGAAATCACCCATAAAGCGGTGAGCGACGAATGACTACCATGAGCTCGTCTTACTACGCGGCCACCGCCTACCGCTCCGACCATATTCCCAAACAACCGCTTTCGGCAGAGCGCTCGTGGATCCGACGCTTTGCCAAGATGCGGTTACCGTGGGGCATGACGCAGGAGGTTGCCCCTGACAATTTTATGACCGGAAGAAAACCAGCCACCCTTCGTCGTCAAGAGTTTTTGTTAAAAGATAGGGAAGAACAACTCGCGCTAGGTACTTACGTTCCAGCTCCCTATGAGCACGTGGACTTTCATGATCGCGAAGATCATGAACGGTTCAGATTTTCCTTGTGGTCAAAGCGTTCTCAATTTTGGATTTATTTACACCTCTTCGGGAAATGGGGATTTATTATCATATCTCCCGTATATCTAATCACCGTACTAGCTGGTGCCACAAAATCAAGGCTGCCTTATTTAGAAGCTCTACTTTCGTTAATCGAAGCATCAGCCCATGTATTTCTACTGCCTCAACTTGTTGGCTGGGCTCTTGCCTCGTTAGTCATCCGCTACTTCCCCCACCTCTGGGTCAAACCCTCTCGAGGTCCGATCTGGGAGATCAACCGTCGCACCGGCCTTGTCACGCTGTTTGATTACGATAATAACGGTGAATACAAAAAGAACGGCACCATCGGTGAACTGACCGCGCCGTTTTACGAGTTCGACGCCTATATCGCCACGACCCCGGACCGTCAGGGCTTGCCGATGAATGTGCTGTACATCGCCCACCGCTATCGTGACATCGTCATCAACTTCGGCGCGCTGGTTCCGCCGGGCGCTGGCGAGTTGTGCTGTGCCCTGTGGGATTTCCTGCAGAACTACATGGACACCAGCCGCCCGCTGCCCGATTTGCCGCGCTACGAAGAATTCCGCCACCTCGACCCCGTCACCGCGCAATACGACCGCGAAGTCGGTCGCAATCCACGGTTGTGGATCGATATGGATGACGAAACGTTTGACGGGGCTCTCTACCACATGCGTGGCCAGATCGATCAGATCGACACCTTCCGCCGTCCTAATCTGATGGCGCGGTATGCGGAGTATGTCGATTGAGCTCCAGTGAGGTGACCTACGCCAAGCCGAACTTCGAGAAAGTCGAACAGCTGTTCTGGGCCGATGAAACCGCCCATAAAGCGCAGAGCGGCGAATGACGGCCATGAACTCATCTTATTACGCGCCTACAGCCTACCGCTCTGATCAGATTCCCAGCCAACCGCCTTCGGCAGAGCGTTCGTGGATCCGACGTTTTGCCAAGGTGCGTCTGCCGTGGGGGATGACGCAGGAGGTTGCACCGGATGATTTTTTGAGAGAAGCGGCACCAAAAAATCTGCGTCGTGTAGAGAAAGGTCAACAGGAAAAGAAAGAGCAGTTGGCCTTAGGTACTTATGTGCCAGCACCCTATGAACATGTGGATTTTCATGATAGGGAGGATCAAGAGCGCTTTAGATTTTCGTTGTGGTCGAAACGATCAAGGTTTTGGATTTATTTACATTTGTTTGGGAAGTGGTTCTTCCTGATTGGTCTGATTCCAAGTGTTTTTACGCTTTTCGTAGCTATAGCTAAGCTTGATGGAACATGGATCGAAATAACAGTAGACAGCTTTAACAGTTTCTTTATTTGGTTTTCAGGCATTCCAATAGCGTGCTGGGCACTCGCCTCATTAGTCATCCGCTACTTCCCCCACCTCTGGGTCAAACCCTCCCGAGGCCCCATCTGGGAGATCAACCGTCGCACCGGCCTTGTCACCCTGTTCGATTACGACAACAAAGGCGAATACAAAAAGAACGGCACCATCGGTGAGCTGACCGCGCCGTTTTACGAGTTCGACGCCTATATCGCCACGACCCCGGACCGTCAGGGCTTGCCGATGAATGTGCTGTACATCGCCCATCGCTATCGGGACATCGTCATCAACTTCGGCGCGCTGGTTCCACCGGGTGCTGGCGAGTTGTGCTGTGCCATGTGGGACTTCCTGCAGAACTACATGGACACCAGCCGCCCGTTGCCCGACTTGCCACGCTACGAAGAATTCCGCCACCTCGACCCCGTCACCGCGCAATACGACCGCGAAGTCGGCCGTAATCCACGGTTGTGGATCGACATGGACGACGAAACGTTTGAAGGGGCGCTCTACCACATACGTGGCCAGATCGATCAGATCGACACCTTCCGCCGCCCGAACTTGATGGCGCGTTATGTGGAGTATGGGCAGGGGCATTAAAAAACCCGCCGCCTCTTGCGAGGGGGCGGGTTTTGAGGTGTTGCGAAGGGTGGATCAGCCGCGGTGACGACCACGGAAGTAATTGATCAAGCCTTGGGTCGACGCGTCGTCTGCCGGCTCTTCAATGCTACCGGTCAGGCGGTTGTAGACGCCTTTGCCCAGTTCCTTACCCAGTTCCACGCCCCATTGGTCGAAGGCGTTGACGCCCCAGATGACGCTCTGGACGAAGACCTTGTGCTCGTACATTGCCACCAGCGCGCCAAGACGGCGTGGGCTGATACGCTCTACGACCAGGGTGTTGCTCGGGCGGTTGCCCGGAATCACTTTGTGCGGTGCGAGTTTCTGGATTTCTTCTTCGGCCATGCCTTTGTCACGCAGTTCGGCTTCGGCTTCGGCGCGGGTCTTGCCGAGCATCAGCGCCTGGCTTTGCGACAGGCAGTTGGCGTATAGCCATTGGTGGTGGTCGGCCACCGGGTTGAAGCTGACGATCGGCACGATGAAGTCAGCTGGAATCAGCTGTGTGCCTTGGTGCAGCAACTGGTGATAGGCGTGCTGGCCGTTGCAACCGACGCCGCCCCAGATGACCGGGCCGGTGTCGGTGGACACCGGTGAGCCGTCCTGGCGTACGCTCTTGCCGTTGGACTCCATGTCCAGTTGCTGCAAGTGCTTGGTGATGTTGCGCAGGTAGTGGTCGTACGGCAGGATCGCGTGGCTTTGCGCACCCCAGAAGTTGCCATACCAGACCCCGAGCAGGGCCAGCAGCACGGGCATGTTCTGTTCGAACGGTGCGCTCTGGAAGTGCTGATCCATGGTGTAGGCGCCGGACAGCAGCTCTTTGAAGTTGGACATGCCGATGGCCAGCGCAATCGGCAGGCCGATAGCCGACCATAGCGAATAACGACCGCCAACCCAATCCCACATCGGGAAGATGTTTTCTTCGCGGATCCCGAAGGCCACCGCCGCAGCGTTGTTGCTGGAAACGGCGATGAAGTGACGGTACAGCTCCGCTTCGGAACCGCCTTGCGCCAAGTACCAGGCACGTGCGGCCTGGGCGTTCTTCAGGGTTTCCAGGGTGTTGAATGACTTCGACGAGACGATGAACAGGGTGGTCTCTGCGCGAATCTTGAGCGACAGTTCATGGAACTCACTGCCGTCGATATTTGCCAGATAGTGGCAACGCACACCTTTCTGTGCGTAAGACAGCAGTGCTTCGGACACCAGTTCCGGGCCGAGGAAGGAGCCGCCGATGCCGATGTTGACTACGTCGGTGATGGGCTTTTCGGTGTAACCGCGCCATAAACCGTCATGAATGCGTCCGACCAGCTCGGTGATCTGGTTGAGCACTTTATGCACTTCAGGCATCACGTTGACGCCGTTTACCGACAGCTTGTCGCCTACCGGGCGGCGTAGCGCAGTGTGCAGGGCCGGGCGGCCTTCGGATGCGTTGACCAGTTCGCCGGAGAATAACGCCTTGATCGCGTCCTGCAAGCCTGCTTCGTTAGCAAGGCCCACCAACAGGTCGCGGGTTTCGTGGGTGATCAGGTTTTTTGAATAGTCGAGAAACAGCCCGCAACTGCTGAGGGTGAATTGAGTAAAACGTTGCGGGTCGGCATTGAACGCCTCGCGCATGCTGAAATCCTGCATGGCTTCGCGGTGTTGATTCAGCGCCTGCCAGGCGGGCAGGGTAGTCGCGTCAATAGGAGTGCGGTAGTACGCCATCGCTGAGGGTTTCCTTGTACTTGAACTGCCTTTTCGGGCGCTAAAAAAGCCCGGACGGTGGATGTGAAGACGTCGATGCTCCGTCAGTGAGCGTAGACGGGTCACTGAACTCTAACGCGAGTTGCCTGGCCTGTCTGCGCGCTGCGTTGCCTTCGCTCGGTACTATTTCACACGTCAACGGCCGGGCTTTCCAGTGGATCGTCATTTTTACGTGTTCAGGGATAACTCAGGCAACCTGCACGGGTATGGCATTGCTGGTGTGGCTAAGTTCATTACCTGCGGCCATGTACAGCATGCGCGGTTTGAAATTGAGCAGTTCTGCTTCGCTGTAATGAGCATAGGCGCAGATGATCACACGGTCACCGACCTTCGCCTTATGGGCTGCGGCACCGTTCACGGAAATCATCCGTGACCCTTCTTCGCCACGAATGGCGTAGGTGGTGAAGCGCTCGCCATTGTCGACGTTGTAAATCTGGATTTGCT includes:
- a CDS encoding DUF4123 domain-containing protein, which encodes MTTWMLLVHTDHLLPSLFRQMGRPDFVRLFDSTELMIYSQFSPLLVKDGDDGTLLQAIKEAPTHWPGLVIESEHSAEAVREHLRHLLIIRFKQTRKGMLHYWNPAVAECFFPACTDENLNLWLGPISRLNWHASRETGWQSLDSPHADTWLPSTSNHLLVLSAEQSLALDQYIANGQES
- the pgi gene encoding glucose-6-phosphate isomerase, yielding MAYYRTPIDATTLPAWQALNQHREAMQDFSMREAFNADPQRFTQFTLSSCGLFLDYSKNLITHETRDLLVGLANEAGLQDAIKALFSGELVNASEGRPALHTALRRPVGDKLSVNGVNVMPEVHKVLNQITELVGRIHDGLWRGYTEKPITDVVNIGIGGSFLGPELVSEALLSYAQKGVRCHYLANIDGSEFHELSLKIRAETTLFIVSSKSFNTLETLKNAQAARAWYLAQGGSEAELYRHFIAVSSNNAAAVAFGIREENIFPMWDWVGGRYSLWSAIGLPIALAIGMSNFKELLSGAYTMDQHFQSAPFEQNMPVLLALLGVWYGNFWGAQSHAILPYDHYLRNITKHLQQLDMESNGKSVRQDGSPVSTDTGPVIWGGVGCNGQHAYHQLLHQGTQLIPADFIVPIVSFNPVADHHQWLYANCLSQSQALMLGKTRAEAEAELRDKGMAEEEIQKLAPHKVIPGNRPSNTLVVERISPRRLGALVAMYEHKVFVQSVIWGVNAFDQWGVELGKELGKGVYNRLTGSIEEPADDASTQGLINYFRGRHRG
- the panD gene encoding aspartate 1-decarboxylase — translated: MHAIMLKAKLHRAEVTHAVLDYEGSCAIDGEWLDLSGIREYEQIQIYNVDNGERFTTYAIRGEEGSRMISVNGAAAHKAKVGDRVIICAYAHYSEAELLNFKPRMLYMAAGNELSHTSNAIPVQVA